The nucleotide window AGCTATTTTAGCAGAGAACTGAATCTAGCATAGACAAATTAGCATATCATAAGGAAATACCCCCGTGGCCTTATGTGTTAAAGTATCTCTATTCTCAACACCAAATACGTGCATCCTTTGCAGCGTTCCAATTATCAGTTGTAAAGCAGTCACCTGGGCCTTCGAGTCCTGTTTAAAAGACAAGTTTTGGGAGTATGAGTATAAAACTCACCCGCTTATTTTGGTTTAGACACCTTGGCAGGAAACAGTGATAGCAAGGAATTATAACTAACCGAAATTTCTTCTTCGTATAAGATGTATGCTTGGGTGAAAAATTCGTATGCAATTGGCTCTTCATCACACTTATTCGCAGCCTGatgaatataagaaaaatatgtgAGCATTTTATTGATGCAAGTTGCATACTAATGCGTACATAGGGAAACTGATTTACCTCAGCACATTGCAAGTACAATCGGAATGCCAAGTCAGGTGATGGAGCACTAGGTAGCGCTTCAATAATCTGCAACAACCAAAAAGACTCCAGCAGATCAAGACAACAACTGTAAAAAGACAAACAGAGTCGGAACAATACAATTGGTCCCCTTGCTAAATCTACAACAACTGTCGACTAAGAATTTTCAATGTCCTCAAACAGCTCGTATGAACTATTTAGCCACTTAGAAAACCAGAAATGAACACCCAATATGCGTGAAACTATGAAAACTTACCTGATTTAGAAATTGGAAGATTTTAGTAGCAGACACCGAAGCCTCTTTTCCGAAAGGATTGTCTCCTTCCTCTGGCAACCGCCTGATTAGCtacaattaaaaacaaaatagaggatcaaaaatatatttttaggaaGAAAAGTCCCACGCACTACATCAGATACACTTTTATGCGGTATAACagataaaaggaaacaacaaaaCCATGTCATCGCAAGCCAAACTCAACACATTTCTGATGAGCTTTGAAGATTGGCATCACAACACTTAAACGCTATGCATTTTCAATAACTTCATTTAAGAAATCAAACCTTCAGAGCAGACACAACAAGGGGTGGAATGGTGAACTTTAAGCGCTTTGGCCCTCCTGTCAGGAAATGGTTCTTGAGGACACTGATAATCTGAAATTCAGTTGAACAACTTCAAAGACTGAAACCTTAAAACAATGTTGAAGTACACTATATGACCAACTAGGTATATTCAAACAAGAACAGAACCAGCTGGTAATGAATGCAATAAAACCGACATCCTGAaacataaaaaatctaaatacaagCCAAAAACTAGAAAGCCTATGTCAACATAAAGAGATGATAGTGAATCTAAATGTGCAAGAGATTCATGCACCTTAAACATCTCTTCCGGGTCATCACTATATAACATGTGAATGAGACGCGCAACAGAATTTTGCTCCTCCTCAAAGTCATCTTCATCAACCTAAAAGCGTAGAAACATATGTTCAAAGGTCAAAATTAAACTTTCTTTTGGGGttctgaatctttttttttaaatcaacaaATAAATGAGAGAACAGGTCTCGAAGCACAAGATGGAAAGCATCACTAAATGCTTATAACAACCTCAAGACCTTGCGGCTCATCCAGGTCATTGATAAGTCCTTTGATCAGTTCAAGCAATGCTTCAACCTACCATAAGTAAACAAGACaaagaaatttaattttatcataCAAATGGTTCAACCAAAAGGCAAGTGCACGAAGGTACCCTACCTTCTCTGCTGTAGCAATAATAGTCTTGTTTTTCATAATGCTTCGAATTATAACAGTAGCCATTACTCTCTTGTTCTCGCTATCAAGGTAATCCAGTACAAGGGGATAGTTTGTTAGTTTAAGGGCGATAACAACATCGTTATACTTCTCTAGAGGAGCACTTAAAAGGGTGACAAGCTCCTTTGTTGCACGGGTGTCATGAATCTTTCCTTTTCCAGACAGTTGTTTAATACATGATCCCTAGGGAGAGAAAATGGAGAACATCAAATTCACACTCTTCCATCCAGTTTATCTTATTCCAGTATAACATTTAGTATGAAATTTTCTGAAAATGTAACTTGTATATAAAGCACACACATATAACACAACAATACAAGATTGGCTATCTTCTGACACAGCTATCATGAATTTGTCAATATTTGGCAATGATAGAAAGAAAAGTTTGTCTAAATACTGAAATTCTGAAAAGATAAAGACGTATTTAAACTTGGCTTAAGAAGAGAAAAGAATACTGACCAAAACTTGGTCCGCATAATCAAGCCGATCAGGGTGAACATGAAGAGTAAACTTGAGAAGCGAAGAATATAGGGTTACTGCACTCAGAATTGGCATGTCTTCTTGTGCTTCTATCACCTGCAACATCATAGTATTTCCTTAAAGAAATGTTTACCATCGAATGAAAAAAAGACATCAAAACCACGTAACTTAAGAAGCAACAAAAAAATGCAGAAGGGGTCATGTTTTGCAGCGAATACATTCAACACATGAAGAACACTGCACGTTTCTAGAATCTACACGCTGATGGAATCATCTAAAGTGAAGAGTTTTAACTAAGAAAGGAATATCAAGCAACAAAATATTCGCGTCTTCTCAATGCTTTGCATGATACTATTAAGTCAGGTCATCAGGATTTCTAAGCTAGCATTACTTTCCTCCTCTTTTACAGAAACCAAAACTGCAACCGCACATACCCATAAAGTTGATCGCGGCCTAACATAATTGTTACCTTTCCAATTGCATTATTCAACTTTGAGAAAGCTTCCACTTGCAGGAAATAAGGCAACACTTCGGTATTTAAGGCAGCATAACTTGACAACCTCTCCATTAAACGTGAAAGCACTGTCATAATGTCAACCGATGGCTgagaagagagaaagtgaaaAATACAGGAGATTAGTATCTACTTACatgaaaaatccaaaaatacaGTTGATACTAGTACATATCGAAGGAACATGCAGGATTTCTTGTCTAATACAGCCAAATTGCCAGCTATGATATTGAGAATTTGAGACTACCTGAAGTTGTGGACAAGCTCCAAGAAGCACATCAAGAGTTTGCAAGTGATACTCGTCAGGAAAAACTTGAATGATACAGTCCATTAGGTAATATTGGGCAATCTCATCTCGGCAGTTCACTATCTGAGAAATCATCAGACAAAATCAGCTTTTACCTAAGGAATATGTTAACTTTTCATATGTATGTTCGTTTATAAGATACAATATTTACCTGCTCTAACACTCTAGGAAGAACCGTATCTCTGTACATATCAAGGTCTACACCTTCCAACTGGCTCAGCACATGAAGGTTCTTTCCAACCTGATATGTGAGGAACGCACGCTTCCATCAGTACAAATCGAATGGTAGGCACTTTCAGAACAATGTTACCAGCTGTAATAAAGTCATATTACAAGGTCACGAAGCTCACTCCTCTCTTTCTCCCGTTTCTCCTTATCCCGAGCAGGTCCCTGCACACCAGAAAGCCCGAAAGCAAGCCTCAAATAAGTATCAAAGGGTAATGATTCACAATGCATGATCAGAATTATGACCTAATAGTACATATATTTCTCCATTAAGCGCAGTCATTCTGGCAAGCTCGCTTTTAAATTAAGTAGAAGGGTGTATAACAGTCATGACTCACCTGGTGTTGCATTCTGACCCAGAGTTTATTCATCTCGGTAAAATTCAGTAGTACAAACTCCACCGCATCCGTGACAGTATCAGCATCTCTGCAGAAAGTAGCAAACGAGTTACCAACTAGATGAATCTAGATTTGAGTATGTAAGTAACAAAAGTTTCTTGACCGTAATAGATTGGACCATGATGCTTACAAATGGCTAACTGAACAGAAAACATCCTAAATTACATCGAAACAAGCGTATGCAAGAATCCCCCACCCAATGCGACTCCCAACTGCTAGGAAGATACAAACCAAACGACTGTGTAAGAGCTTACCCTTCATACTCAGAACCAATATCAGGTAATTTATCTCGACTAATTTGCGCAAGGTAACTTCTCAAGAAGAGACCACGTAGAGGATGCTGAATCCCACGGCACATCTCAACGAGATCTTTAAGAATTTCCTTGGCAGGAGCTTCCTTGGTTTTGATGTAAACGGATCCTGCTGTACACAGGAGATACCTACACAATGGAAAAACAAAATGAACATACAAGAAATGGTCTTAAAATGACGAACAAGCCATTTTCCAAAAGGCACTTCCCTAATACATAGAAACATACAAGAAAGGGATTGTATCGGTCACTTACAAACGTGGTAATATGTTACCAGCATGCTGAACAAGCTCATAGAGTTCAATGACTGAGCAGCCACGCCGAGTTTCCTCCATGAAGAAAATCTCAAGCTTCCTCAACTCATCAAAAGCTCTCATATCTAAAACCACCAAACAAAATCATCACAAACCACAGTTAAGTTGAATTTAGGGATTAAACGAACCATATGATCAAGAGACGGAGATCAACAACTCACAGAGGTCATAGTACTTGTGAGGTGAAAGCTTCGAAGTCCGCAACTCGCTAAGCATCTGAGCCGAATACTTGAGAGCATCTTTCAGATTATTCGAATCCTAATcaaccaaaaaatcaaaattagggtttctaTCTAACTCCAAACATCTACGTCATCATATGAACAGTCCCAAACGAATTTTAGAAACTTCTCAATTTTCCcggagaaaaaaaaacgaacgggaagaaagtagagagagagagagagagggagaggggAATTACAATAGCGCGTTGCATGTAGAATGCGTTCTGCTTGAAAGCCGCAGCGCCGGCGGCGAGCCAtttctcttcatcttctcctGCTCCGTCTGCGATCATTCTTCGCTCTAAATCTCGATCTCTCTCTCCGATGGGtttcaggtttttttttttccgatttGTCAAAGAACGACCTTGTGAAAGTCTTTTTGATGGGGAGTTATACCATGCTTCGCAACTTGTACGCTTCACTCGATATTCACCATTCGATGTTCTACTTAACTTTAGATCTAACGGTTTAAAGAAGCATTCAGAATCTACAATTGCGTGGTTAGGTTGGGAGAAAacaccaaaccaaactaaaccgaaatTCGTTCCAAGAATTGGAAAACCGGAAGCCAGCAACAAATCCAAAACAAaatatcgttttttttttcgtcCAAAACAAAAATCGTTTAACGGGGTTATTggtaaaatactaaaatgataTAAGTTTTGAGATTCGATTATTGATCTACGGACTTTTAATAATTAGTTACACTAGATAATAATCTGCACCGTGCGTGGAGTGAAATAATTGATTACATTATTTATTGTATGTTGTAGTAAGAGATTTGTCGTATAATTATTTCAAATGATTGGCATTTAGATATCCGTTCGGATTCAGTTGATCTattcagattttgatttttagagttagaaatttaaatatgaTTCGAACATTTAAACATTTCGGTTTGAATTTAGATTGGATTTGGTTAGAATCATTGCATGTTCAATTCAGGTATGAGTTCGGGTatctattttaattatgtaattttttaacaaaaatccaaatatacttaatcgaaaataaaaataataaaaacataaaaatttgaataatttaagacgaaatacttaaatttacataaaaatagttcaatttaaatatttagacggagaaaaatatatattttaagtattttgaatatattttgttatagtagatattttcatattaatgaATATCTAACagatataaaattgaaattaactaatatatttaagtatataattgtgctttagatatttttggtatccaaaatatttcaGTTTGGATTGGATTCGGGTCTAGTTATCCGGATACTAAACTTTTAGATCCATTTGAGTACTTTATCAGTTTAAGTTTGTGTTTGATattactttcaaatcaagttctGTACGGTTCTTCGGATCCAAATATTTTACCCAGATTTAACttctacaaatataaaaaaatgtaaaactaataTGTTAATCTTATTTTACATACATAATTATTGGCTCATACTTAAAGAATACCAATAAAACTGGTTGGGCGTTGTGTCAATATTGTTGGACATGTTAAAAATTTAACATAGTCTATAACCAATAACGTGTACTTTCTTATAAAAGTTATTggtaaatatgataaaaacacGATACAATCGAGTGAAACGGATTAGAGTTGCGTCAAAAATAATGTAATCTATTTACTCGGTACATGAATTTTGTTTTACAATTGATTTCgcgaattttcttttcttttaaagcttttatgatttctgattttttctaacaatctgaTTATGTTTTAATTCTTGGTCTGATATGAAAACTatgtaaagaaaaacaatacTTGGCTAAAGTAAAGATCCAACTTTGTGTGTGAAGTTTTTCATCCTAGTTTCCTTAATTCATAACCAATCACAATTATTTGTTGATTTAGTATGCATAAACCTCAACCATTCCCAAGTTCGGCAAGATATGAAACTatcaatttctaaaaacattctcATTCCGATATTTTAGTTGATGTGAATCTTAAcgattttgtaatttatttctTTCAACAATGATATTATTCAGTACTTGCCCGGAGAGAACTTCATTTCACTAATACAAGTTTAAAAATACGGAAACTAAAAATGAgctgatgaaaaaaaaatagtgtgtTAACACATTTATTgttaatgcttctcttttaatatataatagatttattggtaatgatttaaaaaaaaaactctattaaaaattagttatcaTTGACTTTGTAAttctattaaattttataaacttcTTATAATTTTACTTATACAACTCAAGTATAGAAATATCATGtatataatgaaaatatttgtaacaaaaaaaaacacatacacATAAGGATTGTAACACAATTTTAAACAACAAAATTCGAAACCAAGAAAACTACATAGGTCGacgataaatatattatatttatatgaacaaaaaatttaaaagtaaaaataaatcaagaaaacaaCAGAAGTGTAAAtacaataattattaaaaataaagaactaTATTAATACCAAATAACCAGAATTTATGTAAAAGTGTTTTGAAAGTTTcttagaaaacatatatatatatatatatattatattgtttttttagaacTATATTGTTTTTTAGAAACAACAATACCTGCAAGACCAGCTAGACCAATAGCACCGGTAGTACATCTGATGATGTTAGTTCATCACTTTATGATAGAGGAGCCAAAAACATGAAACTCGGAGATGCTTGAAAAGTACGTACACCCAGACGACATCCTTCTGATCCAATCTTTGGCCATAAGCCAAGGATATCAGCGAGATAAATATTGTTGGAACTATACTAAGAATGTGATGTACACTGTTAAATCGGGATATTGGGTAGCCACGAACATCCTCAATAGAGAACCAATGGAATACATAAAGAGCCGAGCATCACAAAACTCCAAGCTTTTGCTTGAAAAATACAAGCTCCACCAAAGCTAAAACATTTCATCTGGCAAACGATATCTGGACAATTAGCAGTAACAAATAACTTAACACATCGTCATATGCGATGCGACAATCATTGTCCAAGATGTGGAGCAGATGATAAAACTATAAATCATGCCATCTTAGAGTGCCCCCAGCATTACATACATGGGTGCATGCAACAACCCCAACCCCGCCAACATTGTTCCCTACCACGAGTCATTATGCAGACATTGATTATCATTTTTGAAGGAAAAATGACATAGAAGATCCTGAGTTAGATAAAGACCCATATCCCTGGATTAtgtggtatatttggaaagcaAAGAATGATAAACTTTTCAGAGGAATAGACAGGGACTCCTTGAAAACTGTCCGACATGCTGAATCAGAATGTTATGCTTGGTTCGAAGCAAACTGCAAACAAGAGGAACACATTGTTAGAATAATCCCGGAGCAGATAACAAATTCAGAGAGATGTCTATTAGATGGCTCATGGACACATGATGCATTCTTTAGTGGTTGTGGGTGGACATGGAAAACTTCAGAAGGAACGACTCAGCTATTTCGAGCAAGAAACCAACGACGAAGAATCTCACCACTTCATTTGGAGCTTGAGGCCCTTTTATGGAGATGGAATGCATGCTTCAACTATCGACGTGTTAGGATTTTGGCATCGATTGTAAGGATCTTGTCTCAATGATTCAAGATCCAGGAGCATGGCCAACTTCTCCACTAAACTAGATGAGCTGCAGAAGTTGAAGAGCAGATTCCCAGAATTCTCAATTGTTTTTATTCCTCGCACTGAAAATGTATATTCTGATTCATTAGGTAAGATAGCAAAATCCTTTCATAGGAACATGTACTACATTGATTGTTCTATTCCGGTATGGTTCTCCAGACCACCTCAAACTTGAGTAATAGATCAGTCGttcgatgtcaaaaaaaaaaaaaaatatatatatattagaaaaaaaattgagtaatgaaatatatgtaaattaagTAATAGTAAATAAACTAATGAAAATTCATACAAAAATTGATAATAActcataaaatatttgtttaatttagttAATCTTTATAgatctcttaatttttaaaatcatcAAACTGCACGCAAATTCTGGTTTCAATAATCTTCTTAATATTATCcaaaactaaatttaaaatttacatatttaaattaaatatgacAGGTTATAATTAATACcatctaatttatttttattcgtTTGTTTAGCTAAACCAATTTTATAGTTTCGTTaaaccaacaaaacaaaaaaaaaagttaaagaagaaaaaatgggaGAATTCTAACTTTACCTTAAATTTgatattgttttcaaatttacttttaaaagataataatatcaaaaatactttaaatttcttataaaaataaaactaactctttaaaatcattaataaatatt belongs to Brassica rapa cultivar Chiifu-401-42 chromosome A07, CAAS_Brap_v3.01, whole genome shotgun sequence and includes:
- the LOC103845916 gene encoding vacuolar protein sorting-associated protein 35A, producing the protein MIADGAGEDEEKWLAAGAAAFKQNAFYMQRAIDSNNLKDALKYSAQMLSELRTSKLSPHKYYDLYMRAFDELRKLEIFFMEETRRGCSVIELYELVQHAGNILPRLYLLCTAGSVYIKTKEAPAKEILKDLVEMCRGIQHPLRGLFLRSYLAQISRDKLPDIGSEYEGDADTVTDAVEFVLLNFTEMNKLWVRMQHQGPARDKEKREKERSELRDLVGKNLHVLSQLEGVDLDMYRDTVLPRVLEQIVNCRDEIAQYYLMDCIIQVFPDEYHLQTLDVLLGACPQLQPSVDIMTVLSRLMERLSSYAALNTEVLPYFLQVEAFSKLNNAIGKVIEAQEDMPILSAVTLYSSLLKFTLHVHPDRLDYADQVLGSCIKQLSGKGKIHDTRATKELVTLLSAPLEKYNDVVIALKLTNYPLVLDYLDSENKRVMATVIIRSIMKNKTIIATAEKVEALLELIKGLINDLDEPQGLEVDEDDFEEEQNSVARLIHMLYSDDPEEMFKIISVLKNHFLTGGPKRLKFTIPPLVVSALKLIRRLPEEGDNPFGKEASVSATKIFQFLNQIIEALPSAPSPDLAFRLYLQCAEAANKCDEEPIAYEFFTQAYILYEEEISDSKAQVTALQLIIGTLQRMHVFGVENRDTLTHKATGYSAKLLKKPDQCRAVYACSHLFWLQDQETIQDGERVLRCLKRALKIANSAQQMTSAARGSTGSVTLFIEILNKYLYFYEKGIPQVTVESVESMIQLIKNEESLTSDPSAESFFASTLRFMEFQKQKGGVVGDRYEQIKV